Proteins from a genomic interval of Gordonia sp. SL306:
- a CDS encoding esterase/lipase family protein yields MERYPIIYIRGYAGGTAGIDSQVDDPFYGFNEGATHIRVDGNGDPRFYQFEGPMLRLLIDHDYKLLVHGDQEAYLRNADDGAIAEDSIWVYRFYDQAATTFAAPPHRNVAQRVFSSIHQRVTADGFDIEDAALGLYDLIDLVRRKTSADKVILVAHSMGGLVARCMMQKTCQEQQRTPARELVTKFFTYGTPHGGIVFGSGVLNWLEETVGPAGADIFAPEKMYGYLTPGKTFGDEPRNGEFDPQDLAGALDTDDVFCLIGTNPKDYGPSKAVVGPKSDGLVRIENAYVRKAHRAFVYRSHSGRYGEVNSEEGYQNLRRFLFGRWTVKVGLDGLAKLPDDRDGDDHVTWQADLRLSIRGLPVVLSEQRADQYCPIQLDDELRRLGDSPDHPVPLLSTFLLDPASMADVAGAEVRHEGRARYSLVLRVSKLAQRNSIFDFSDHLEQVFDWADSLIVDVGPNQAQTGIEAFTAWNSSIGGAIDTFEPITQGLKDAGRQNTPVPTEQSDGRWSFGVPLPEVARKLEIFGDDARLTFEITDRDGPTR; encoded by the coding sequence ATGGAGCGATACCCGATCATCTACATCCGGGGCTACGCCGGCGGGACAGCCGGCATCGACAGCCAGGTCGATGATCCGTTCTACGGATTCAACGAAGGCGCCACGCATATCCGGGTCGACGGGAACGGGGACCCGCGGTTCTACCAGTTCGAAGGACCGATGCTCCGGTTGCTGATCGACCACGACTACAAACTGCTCGTGCACGGCGACCAGGAGGCGTATCTGCGCAATGCCGATGACGGTGCCATTGCCGAGGACTCGATCTGGGTATACCGGTTCTACGATCAGGCCGCGACGACATTTGCTGCTCCACCTCACCGGAACGTTGCGCAGAGGGTCTTCTCCTCGATACATCAACGCGTCACCGCCGACGGATTCGACATCGAAGACGCTGCACTCGGCCTCTACGACCTGATCGATCTGGTGCGTCGAAAGACGAGCGCGGACAAGGTGATCCTGGTGGCTCATTCGATGGGCGGACTCGTCGCGCGCTGCATGATGCAGAAGACCTGCCAAGAACAACAACGAACGCCGGCACGAGAACTCGTCACGAAGTTCTTCACCTACGGAACTCCGCATGGTGGCATCGTGTTCGGCAGCGGCGTGCTGAACTGGCTCGAGGAGACGGTCGGCCCGGCAGGTGCGGACATCTTCGCTCCCGAGAAGATGTACGGATACCTCACCCCGGGCAAGACGTTCGGTGACGAACCGAGGAACGGCGAGTTCGACCCGCAGGACCTCGCAGGTGCGCTCGACACCGACGACGTGTTCTGCCTGATCGGCACGAATCCGAAAGATTACGGTCCATCCAAGGCGGTGGTCGGCCCCAAGAGCGACGGCCTCGTTCGGATCGAGAACGCCTACGTCCGAAAGGCGCACCGCGCCTTCGTGTATCGGTCCCACTCCGGCCGGTACGGCGAGGTGAATTCGGAGGAGGGTTATCAGAACCTGCGGCGCTTTCTGTTCGGGCGCTGGACGGTCAAGGTCGGCCTGGACGGACTGGCGAAACTTCCCGACGATCGAGACGGAGACGATCACGTGACGTGGCAGGCCGATCTACGCCTGTCCATTCGTGGGCTTCCCGTGGTGCTGAGCGAGCAGCGGGCCGACCAGTACTGCCCCATTCAGCTCGACGACGAGCTACGTCGACTCGGCGACAGCCCCGACCATCCTGTCCCGCTCCTGAGTACCTTCCTGCTGGATCCCGCATCGATGGCCGACGTCGCCGGTGCCGAGGTCCGTCACGAAGGGCGAGCTCGATACAGCCTCGTCCTTCGGGTGAGCAAACTCGCCCAGCGCAACAGCATCTTCGATTTCTCCGACCATCTCGAGCAGGTCTTCGATTGGGCCGACTCATTGATCGTCGACGTGGGACCGAACCAGGCGCAGACAGGTATCGAGGCCTTCACGGCATGGAACTCGTCGATCGGCGGAGCGATTGATACTTTTGAACCGATCACCCAAGGGCTGAAAGATGCCGGCCGACAGAACACACCCGTGCCGACTGAGCAGAGTGACGGACGCTGGAGCTTCGGAGTCCCCTTGCCCGAGGTGGCACGGAAACTGGAGATCTTCGGCGACGATGCCCGCTTGACGTTCGAGATCACCGACCGCGACGGCCCGACCCGGTAG
- a CDS encoding LLM class flavin-dependent oxidoreductase, whose protein sequence is MTRQLHLGGFLIASPVTHSHAAWRHPGSETDYFGPDHYHRVGRILERGKFDFAFFADLLAAPVRFGGDQSEPFRRGTQAAATIDPTLVAASIAAVTSRLGIAVTKSTTYFHPYELARVFGSLDHLTRGRIAWNIVTSLSQAEAQNFGFESHVEHDERYLRAEEFVRTAIELWSSWEPDAVSADKESGVWADPDKIRTVDHVGEYYRTRGPLNQPRSPQHRPVLIQAGSSETGKNFAARWAEAIFEIDPTPEGRRAYYDDVKSRASDHGRNPDHVKIFPSFIPFIGETASIAREKQAFHNELADPISGLITLSVHTDHDFSQYDLEAPVEDISVSGTQGLFDVARRLSQRDSLTLRDIGKLYAQGVLLPQFVGTAADVADQIEESFTGGEADGFIVSSAQTPGTFNDFVDYVVPELQRRGLFREEYHGTTLREHLGLGTADEDLPADLRAESALLAG, encoded by the coding sequence ATGACCCGACAGTTGCACCTCGGCGGATTCCTCATCGCCTCCCCGGTCACCCATTCGCATGCCGCGTGGCGGCATCCTGGTTCGGAAACCGACTATTTCGGTCCCGATCACTATCACCGAGTGGGGCGGATCCTCGAACGCGGCAAGTTCGATTTCGCATTCTTCGCGGATCTGCTCGCCGCTCCCGTGCGATTCGGCGGCGACCAATCCGAGCCTTTTCGTCGGGGGACCCAGGCGGCCGCGACCATCGACCCGACGCTGGTGGCTGCCAGCATCGCGGCCGTCACCAGCCGACTCGGCATCGCGGTCACCAAGTCCACCACCTACTTCCACCCCTACGAGCTCGCGCGTGTGTTCGGCTCTCTCGATCACCTGACCCGCGGCCGGATCGCATGGAACATCGTCACGTCGCTGTCGCAGGCCGAGGCCCAGAACTTCGGATTCGAATCGCACGTCGAGCACGACGAACGCTATCTGCGCGCGGAGGAATTCGTGCGAACCGCGATCGAACTGTGGTCGAGTTGGGAACCGGATGCGGTGTCCGCGGACAAGGAGTCGGGAGTGTGGGCCGACCCGGACAAGATCCGGACCGTCGACCATGTCGGTGAGTACTACCGGACGCGCGGACCGCTGAACCAACCCCGATCACCTCAACACCGCCCGGTGCTGATCCAGGCCGGGTCGTCGGAGACCGGGAAGAACTTCGCCGCACGATGGGCGGAGGCGATCTTCGAGATCGACCCGACCCCGGAGGGGCGCCGGGCGTACTACGACGACGTGAAGTCGCGGGCGTCGGATCATGGTCGCAATCCCGATCACGTGAAGATCTTTCCGTCGTTCATCCCCTTCATCGGGGAAACCGCCTCCATTGCTCGGGAGAAGCAGGCCTTTCACAACGAACTCGCCGATCCGATCTCGGGGCTCATCACGCTTTCGGTCCACACCGATCACGACTTCTCGCAATACGACCTCGAAGCGCCCGTCGAGGACATCTCCGTGAGCGGAACCCAAGGACTCTTCGATGTCGCGCGCCGGCTCAGTCAGCGCGACAGTCTCACGTTGCGTGACATCGGCAAGCTCTACGCCCAGGGAGTTCTGCTGCCGCAATTCGTGGGGACGGCGGCCGATGTGGCCGATCAGATCGAGGAGTCCTTCACCGGGGGAGAGGCGGACGGATTCATCGTGTCGAGTGCCCAGACGCCGGGTACGTTCAACGACTTCGTCGACTATGTGGTCCCGGAATTGCAGCGGCGCGGATTGTTCCGTGAGGAGTACCACGGCACGACACTGCGTGAGCATCTAGGACTCGGCACCGCCGACGAGGATCTGCCTGCAGACCTGCGAGCCGAATCGGCGTTGCTGGCGGGGTGA
- a CDS encoding VOC family protein: protein MAIKLENVGIAVLDLEATIAFFTDLGLTVLGRDTVSGEWTDTAVGLDGNHAKIAMLQTPDGQGRLELFEYIHPEAIETAPTLPNEIGMHRVAFSVDDIDHALEIAARHGCRPLRGVATYQDVYKLTYVRGPSGIIVMLAEELKKG from the coding sequence ATGGCCATCAAACTGGAGAACGTCGGCATCGCCGTCCTTGACCTCGAAGCGACGATCGCCTTTTTCACCGACCTCGGTCTCACGGTACTCGGCCGCGACACGGTCAGCGGTGAATGGACCGACACCGCCGTCGGTCTCGACGGCAACCATGCCAAGATCGCGATGCTGCAGACGCCGGATGGTCAGGGTCGCCTCGAGCTCTTCGAGTACATCCACCCCGAGGCCATCGAGACGGCGCCGACGCTTCCGAACGAGATCGGTATGCACCGGGTCGCCTTCTCCGTCGACGACATCGACCACGCCCTCGAGATCGCCGCGCGGCACGGCTGTCGCCCCCTGCGCGGCGTGGCGACCTATCAGGACGTCTACAAGCTCACCTATGTCCGCGGTCCCAGCGGCATCATCGTGATGCTCGCCGAGGAACTGAAGAAGGGCTGA
- a CDS encoding NADP-dependent oxidoreductase: protein MSTPTFRAAVVRKPSGPDSIEIIDVPLTEPGPGEVRVAVAATPVNPTDLGVVGGFFHELGMINQPAHTGLGWDFAGTVRAVGPGVNLSVGTRVAGVVLGFDRDFGTYAEQLVVSAADLAVVPDGLDLVAASTLPLSGLSAAQIVDLLGDARVGGNRLLVTGAAGAIGANVAALAPDRDWQVTGLARETDEHFVRSLGAEFVTSAGTGWDAVVDTTPRQLWGLTPVRDGGAFVGVRPNIVPVAERGITVSTLMAQSNGPRLGQLLTDAASGRLPTRVHAVMPLARAADAHRAMAEGGTRGRYVLEP from the coding sequence ATGAGCACACCTACTTTCCGTGCCGCCGTCGTCCGCAAACCGAGTGGGCCCGACTCGATCGAGATCATCGACGTCCCGCTCACCGAGCCCGGACCCGGTGAGGTCCGGGTCGCGGTCGCGGCTACGCCGGTCAACCCCACCGACCTCGGAGTCGTGGGCGGGTTCTTCCACGAGCTGGGCATGATCAACCAGCCAGCGCACACCGGGCTGGGCTGGGACTTCGCCGGCACCGTGCGCGCCGTCGGGCCCGGCGTGAACCTGTCCGTAGGCACCCGGGTCGCCGGTGTCGTCCTCGGTTTCGACCGCGACTTCGGTACCTACGCCGAACAACTCGTCGTGTCCGCCGCCGACCTCGCCGTCGTACCCGACGGACTCGACCTGGTCGCGGCATCGACGCTGCCGCTGTCCGGCCTGAGCGCGGCGCAGATCGTCGATCTACTCGGCGACGCACGCGTTGGCGGAAACCGACTACTGGTGACCGGCGCGGCCGGAGCGATCGGGGCCAACGTTGCCGCCCTCGCCCCCGACCGCGATTGGCAGGTTACCGGCCTGGCCCGAGAGACGGACGAACACTTCGTGCGGAGTCTCGGCGCTGAGTTCGTCACGAGTGCCGGGACGGGCTGGGACGCGGTGGTCGACACCACGCCGCGGCAATTGTGGGGCCTGACCCCGGTCCGCGACGGCGGAGCCTTCGTCGGTGTCCGGCCCAATATCGTGCCAGTGGCCGAGCGAGGGATCACTGTGAGCACACTGATGGCACAGTCGAACGGTCCCCGACTGGGGCAGCTGCTGACCGACGCGGCGTCGGGCCGGTTGCCGACTCGCGTACATGCCGTCATGCCGTTGGCCCGGGCCGCGGACGCCCACCGGGCCATGGCCGAGGGCGGGACGCGCGGGCGCTACGTGCTCGAGCCCTGA
- a CDS encoding AfsR/SARP family transcriptional regulator → MGLIRVLGSFTAEDSDGPVPLGGPRQRGVLALLLAARGQVVSVDRLVEDLWRGEPPGSARTSLQAYVSNLRRLLEPGRAPRTPARMLVSAAPGYALRLPPESVDAWRFEELLDEARALADPRAARERLGAALALWQGPAFAEFADEPWAAAEIARLDELRVVARELRIAAGLRLGDHATVVPEAEGLTRDEPLREEGWRMLALALWASSRRADSLAVLRRASATFADELGLDPSPDLLELESALLAQRTDFLRAAVPLTSVAPRRAEVSGDSAPSFDQPASHASAEQVRDVTRTLGARTDSTTSALRTIEPSSGEPGTGAFVGRDREFAAMMAAAKEAAAYGVRVALVTGEAGLGKSTLLEHLGARLEQDGWLVAAGRCPELDSAPPAWAWVEALQAVAAFCPPGELSGDLAPLLSDSAPGADDATAGRFRLRRALWNWLSAAAAARPVALILDDLHCADGTTLDLLGGGVGVRAPILIVAAYRGDEGERLTDTLGSLARSAPMRLDLPGLPADAVAELVRAECAADDTTVAGISERTGGNPFYVRESARLLHGEGALVALSEVPDGVRDVLRRRLARLPEGDVSVLRLAAVAGRESSVDVLVQAADTDEDGVLNALDAGVIAGLLDEPGPGRVRFVHTLVRDTLVTDVSQVRTRRMHARIAAALEGSGDIVALAHHYARAGSPNAVGYCVRAAELAEARYAHDVAAALLTEAITNSVDPDKHIDLLGRLLRAQVRSGSFSAARDTRKQAVEYADSIGREDLMVAAFTAWTEPTPWQARPYGTIDHPIVEHLGRLLERSDLAPGLRAHLLIAYAHELVGEDDPTVVAAGRQALDLAADPRLRAAALLVLARASGREEYSRELVTIGVEHDLPVYHVTGLLEQAANAAAANDPTTMRRVTEEALDLARTYRMPEAIGAAQIALATLVLIEGRFADAERRYAEATERMERAGSVHAAGFLRLARAAVWIGAGTLGDHLEDVRAFHAALGPMVADLLTLALHSAGRGDEIRRFQAAPPPIRPDFFFTFLTSLRALATIAANDRDTAEQVYADLLPHRDGPPAGAESVSLALRPVAHTLGELAVFLGHHDEAVAHFTRAAAIADRWHAPHWSADARTQAEHARGSHVSSPRPR, encoded by the coding sequence ATGGGTTTGATCCGGGTATTGGGCTCGTTCACGGCCGAGGACAGCGATGGGCCGGTCCCGCTCGGCGGACCGCGGCAGCGCGGGGTGCTGGCCCTGCTGCTGGCCGCCCGCGGGCAGGTCGTGTCGGTCGATCGCCTGGTCGAGGATCTGTGGCGTGGCGAACCGCCGGGCAGCGCCCGCACCTCATTGCAGGCATACGTGTCCAACCTGCGCCGGTTGCTGGAACCCGGTCGCGCGCCACGCACCCCGGCCCGGATGCTGGTGAGCGCCGCACCCGGCTACGCGCTGCGGTTGCCGCCGGAATCGGTGGACGCGTGGCGTTTCGAAGAGTTGCTCGACGAGGCTCGTGCGCTCGCCGATCCCCGCGCCGCCCGCGAACGGCTGGGTGCGGCGCTGGCTCTCTGGCAAGGACCGGCATTCGCCGAGTTCGCCGACGAGCCCTGGGCCGCAGCAGAGATCGCCCGGCTCGACGAGTTACGGGTGGTCGCCCGCGAACTGCGCATCGCGGCAGGGCTGCGGCTGGGCGACCACGCGACGGTGGTTCCCGAGGCGGAGGGCCTCACCCGCGACGAGCCGCTGCGCGAAGAGGGCTGGCGGATGCTCGCCCTTGCGCTGTGGGCCAGCAGTCGCCGAGCGGACTCGCTGGCCGTGCTGCGCCGCGCGAGCGCGACGTTCGCCGACGAGTTGGGTCTCGATCCGAGCCCGGATCTGCTGGAACTGGAATCGGCACTTCTCGCCCAGCGCACAGATTTCCTGCGTGCCGCCGTTCCGCTCACCTCCGTGGCACCCCGGCGCGCCGAGGTGTCCGGCGACAGTGCCCCGTCGTTCGATCAACCCGCGTCGCATGCCAGTGCGGAACAGGTCCGAGATGTCACAAGAACGCTTGGGGCACGAACGGACTCGACGACATCAGCGCTGCGAACCATCGAACCGTCAAGCGGCGAACCCGGCACAGGCGCATTCGTGGGCCGCGATCGCGAATTCGCGGCGATGATGGCCGCGGCGAAGGAAGCCGCCGCCTACGGGGTTCGTGTCGCGCTGGTCACCGGGGAGGCCGGACTCGGCAAGTCGACATTGCTGGAGCATCTCGGCGCACGGCTCGAACAGGACGGGTGGCTCGTTGCCGCCGGACGCTGCCCCGAGCTGGACAGCGCTCCGCCCGCTTGGGCGTGGGTCGAGGCTCTGCAGGCCGTGGCGGCGTTTTGCCCGCCCGGCGAGCTGTCCGGCGATCTGGCCCCGCTGCTCAGCGATTCCGCGCCCGGCGCCGATGACGCGACGGCTGGGCGGTTCCGGCTGCGCAGGGCACTGTGGAACTGGCTCAGCGCGGCCGCAGCCGCGCGTCCCGTCGCGCTGATCCTCGACGATCTGCACTGCGCAGACGGCACGACGTTGGATCTGCTCGGCGGAGGCGTGGGTGTGCGGGCCCCGATCCTGATCGTCGCGGCGTATCGCGGGGACGAGGGCGAGCGGCTTACCGACACCCTCGGATCCCTCGCCCGGTCCGCCCCGATGCGGCTGGACCTGCCCGGACTGCCAGCCGACGCTGTCGCCGAGCTCGTACGTGCCGAGTGCGCGGCCGACGACACGACCGTGGCCGGGATTTCCGAGCGAACCGGCGGCAACCCTTTCTACGTGCGGGAGAGCGCGCGCCTGCTACACGGAGAGGGCGCGCTGGTCGCGCTCTCCGAGGTCCCTGACGGTGTCCGAGATGTACTGCGGCGCAGGCTCGCCCGGCTCCCCGAGGGCGACGTCTCCGTCCTGCGGCTGGCGGCGGTGGCCGGACGAGAGAGTTCGGTCGATGTGCTGGTCCAAGCCGCCGACACCGACGAGGACGGCGTGCTCAATGCACTGGACGCAGGCGTCATCGCCGGATTGCTCGACGAGCCGGGGCCCGGACGCGTCCGGTTCGTGCACACTCTGGTCCGGGACACGCTGGTGACCGATGTCAGCCAGGTACGGACCAGGAGGATGCACGCCCGGATCGCCGCGGCACTCGAGGGGTCGGGCGATATCGTTGCCCTCGCACATCACTACGCGCGCGCGGGGTCACCGAATGCCGTCGGCTACTGTGTGCGCGCCGCGGAGCTGGCCGAAGCACGCTATGCCCACGACGTGGCGGCCGCGCTCCTGACCGAGGCCATCACCAATTCCGTCGACCCGGACAAACACATCGACCTGCTCGGCAGGTTGCTACGCGCACAGGTACGGAGCGGATCCTTCTCCGCGGCCAGGGACACACGCAAACAGGCCGTGGAGTACGCCGACTCGATCGGGCGCGAGGACCTGATGGTCGCTGCATTCACCGCCTGGACCGAACCCACCCCCTGGCAAGCCCGCCCATACGGCACAATCGACCACCCCATTGTCGAACACCTCGGCCGCCTGCTCGAAAGGTCCGACCTCGCCCCCGGCCTGCGGGCCCACCTTCTCATCGCCTACGCCCACGAGCTGGTTGGCGAGGACGATCCGACGGTCGTCGCGGCGGGGAGACAAGCCCTCGACCTCGCGGCCGATCCTCGTCTTCGCGCCGCGGCGCTGCTGGTTCTCGCACGCGCGTCCGGGCGAGAGGAGTACTCCCGTGAGCTGGTGACGATCGGCGTCGAACACGACCTGCCTGTCTACCACGTGACCGGACTGCTGGAGCAGGCCGCAAACGCCGCGGCGGCCAACGATCCGACGACCATGCGGCGTGTCACCGAAGAAGCGCTCGACCTCGCCCGCACCTACCGGATGCCGGAGGCGATCGGCGCCGCCCAGATCGCGCTGGCGACACTGGTGCTCATCGAGGGCCGGTTCGCCGATGCCGAACGTCGCTACGCCGAGGCCACCGAACGCATGGAACGCGCCGGATCGGTGCACGCCGCGGGCTTCCTCCGTCTCGCACGGGCGGCGGTCTGGATCGGCGCCGGCACGCTCGGCGACCACCTGGAGGACGTGCGGGCCTTCCACGCGGCACTCGGCCCCATGGTCGCCGACCTGCTCACGCTCGCCCTCCACTCCGCAGGCCGCGGCGACGAGATCCGCCGCTTCCAGGCAGCACCGCCACCCATCCGGCCCGACTTCTTCTTCACCTTCCTGACCAGCCTGCGTGCCCTGGCGACAATCGCCGCGAACGACCGCGACACCGCCGAACAGGTCTACGCGGACCTGCTCCCACACCGAGACGGACCCCCGGCCGGCGCGGAGAGCGTGTCACTGGCCCTGCGCCCGGTCGCCCATACGCTCGGCGAACTCGCCGTCTTCCTCGGTCACCACGACGAAGCCGTCGCCCACTTCACTCGCGCCGCCGCCATCGCCGATCGGTGGCATGCCCCACACTGGTCCGCCGACGCCCGAACACAAGCCGAACATGCTCGCGGCAGCCATGTTTCGAGCCCTCGTCCACGCTGA
- a CDS encoding DsbA family protein — MSDKRKPATPKETSRYQPRATSSRTTYILAGAAIAVIAALVVGGIVWNSHRDSGGVDEAVLSENAAQIIGAPSAPQTIDVFEDFMCPVCHEFEQQSGASITKAINEGTLRVRYHMLNFLDDQSSSGDYSSRAAGAAQCVGAGEDKEIFLKFHSALFANQPKEGGGTDLSNADLARIAGEQGASPATQKCVADGAKVAEAKDAADQSENQLSKATNGQVATPTVLSGGAPVDGIMDGTGWLDGLLADKG, encoded by the coding sequence GTGAGCGACAAGCGCAAGCCCGCGACGCCCAAAGAGACGTCGAGATATCAGCCGAGGGCCACCTCGAGCCGGACCACCTACATCCTGGCCGGCGCCGCGATCGCGGTGATCGCCGCGCTGGTGGTCGGTGGCATCGTGTGGAACAGCCACCGTGACTCCGGCGGAGTCGACGAGGCGGTGCTCAGCGAGAACGCGGCGCAGATCATCGGCGCGCCGTCGGCCCCGCAGACGATCGATGTGTTCGAGGACTTCATGTGCCCGGTGTGCCATGAGTTCGAACAGCAGTCGGGCGCCTCGATCACCAAGGCGATCAACGAGGGCACGCTGCGGGTCCGCTATCACATGCTGAACTTCCTCGACGACCAGTCGTCGTCGGGGGACTACTCCTCGCGGGCCGCAGGTGCCGCCCAGTGCGTGGGCGCCGGGGAGGACAAGGAGATCTTCCTCAAATTCCATTCCGCACTGTTCGCCAATCAGCCCAAGGAGGGCGGCGGCACGGACCTGAGCAACGCCGATCTCGCCCGCATCGCCGGCGAGCAGGGGGCGTCACCGGCGACCCAGAAGTGCGTCGCCGACGGGGCCAAGGTCGCCGAGGCGAAAGACGCCGCAGACCAATCGGAGAACCAGCTCTCGAAGGCCACCAACGGGCAGGTCGCCACACCGACGGTGCTGTCGGGCGGAGCGCCCGTCGACGGCATCATGGACGGCACTGGATGGCTCGACGGCCTGCTCGCCGACAAGGGCTGA
- a CDS encoding hemerythrin domain-containing protein, whose translation MSIDTRDMEVVHRGLRRESRLLIELVAAVPPGNTARAAIVADHFRLYRLGLQNHHEGEDELLWPPLLARVDLGTEIVLRMEAQHERVASTLTRLDADVPVWEANAGAAERDALVASLVDHRAVLTEHLDDEEATLLPLAADHLSEAEWASQGEHLVAHTPKLTLLTLFGVVLEDANPSERARLLSGLPAPVRGIWHLFGRPRYARYTHRVRAA comes from the coding sequence ATGAGTATCGACACACGTGATATGGAAGTGGTCCACCGCGGACTCCGCCGCGAATCGCGGCTGCTGATCGAGCTGGTGGCGGCGGTCCCGCCGGGCAACACCGCTCGCGCTGCGATCGTCGCCGACCACTTCCGTCTCTACCGGCTGGGGCTGCAGAATCACCATGAGGGCGAGGACGAGCTGCTATGGCCGCCGCTGCTGGCCCGGGTGGACCTCGGGACCGAGATCGTCCTGCGGATGGAAGCTCAGCATGAGCGAGTGGCCTCCACGTTGACCAGGCTGGACGCCGATGTGCCGGTCTGGGAGGCCAACGCCGGTGCCGCCGAACGCGATGCCCTCGTGGCCTCACTCGTCGACCACCGGGCGGTCCTGACCGAGCACCTCGACGACGAGGAAGCCACCCTGCTGCCACTCGCCGCCGACCACCTCAGCGAAGCGGAATGGGCCTCGCAGGGTGAGCACCTGGTGGCGCACACTCCCAAGCTCACACTGCTCACACTTTTCGGGGTGGTCCTCGAGGACGCGAACCCGTCCGAACGCGCGCGCCTGCTGTCCGGCCTGCCCGCCCCGGTCCGCGGCATCTGGCACCTCTTCGGCCGCCCCCGCTACGCCCGCTACACCCACCGCGTCCGCGCGGCCTGA
- a CDS encoding alpha/beta fold hydrolase: MATFALVPGAGGSGWYWHRVVPELEQRGHRAVALDLPSGDPAADFAAYTDACVQQLRNAGIDIAAGDGDVVVVAQSLGGFTAPVLAERVGSERIVLVNAMIPLPHETPGHWFGHSGAGQARKALAAADGRELGDDIDEMQEFFHDVPDDVVEEAMRQGEPEQSDAIMDCATPFDVWPAPVTVVTGRDDRLFPRDFQVQFAKERLGVDAVVVPGGHLAALSQPAALADAFLSSGGT, encoded by the coding sequence ATGGCGACCTTCGCACTCGTTCCCGGGGCCGGCGGTAGCGGCTGGTATTGGCATCGCGTCGTCCCGGAACTCGAGCAGCGGGGACATCGGGCGGTGGCGCTCGACCTCCCGTCCGGGGATCCGGCCGCAGACTTCGCGGCCTACACCGACGCCTGTGTGCAGCAACTCCGCAACGCCGGGATCGATATCGCGGCAGGCGACGGTGACGTCGTGGTGGTCGCGCAGTCGCTGGGTGGATTCACCGCACCGGTGTTGGCCGAGCGAGTGGGCTCCGAACGCATCGTGTTGGTGAACGCGATGATCCCGCTCCCCCACGAGACCCCGGGTCATTGGTTCGGCCACAGCGGCGCCGGGCAGGCACGCAAGGCACTCGCCGCCGCCGACGGCCGTGAACTCGGCGACGACATCGACGAGATGCAGGAGTTCTTCCACGATGTGCCCGACGACGTCGTCGAGGAGGCGATGAGGCAGGGCGAGCCCGAACAGTCCGATGCGATCATGGACTGTGCCACGCCGTTCGACGTCTGGCCCGCCCCCGTCACGGTCGTGACCGGTCGCGACGACCGCTTGTTTCCCAGGGACTTCCAGGTGCAGTTCGCCAAGGAGCGCCTCGGCGTCGATGCCGTGGTGGTCCCCGGCGGTCACCTGGCAGCGCTGAGTCAGCCGGCGGCCCTGGCCGATGCGTTCCTCTCCAGCGGCGGCACCTGA